A stretch of the Vicinamibacteria bacterium genome encodes the following:
- a CDS encoding FtsX-like permease family protein — protein sequence RVLLFTLAVSVLTGVVFGLAPALQAGRRSLVPALKADPGLAGFRARRFSLRNFLVVAQLAVSFVLLIGAALLLRSAANARSLDPGFETERIVMFSSHLGLHGYNEETGRLLYERAIERLRALPEVEAAALASKVPLGASVLTRTVAPEGREPDREADWPEVDAAELSPGYFRLMGIPIVAGRDFGSIDTVESPPVVIVNRAAADRFWPSVDAIGQRLATGTNASRRRVFEVIGVVENAKVRTLGEDFRPQVYWAASQDYSPMMYFLARTRGSATSAFETVRAEILALEPSLAFFEAKTMRQNLAITLFPVHMGAILLGLFGGLAVLLASIGLYGVIAYAVSRRTREFGIRMALGASGRDIAAMVTGQGLRLVLVGAVVGVMVALAGARALSAVLYGVGANDPPTFAVTAVALIAVGLLANWIPARKAAGIKPIAALRYE from the coding sequence GCACGCCGATTCAGCTTGAGAAATTTTCTCGTCGTCGCGCAGCTCGCGGTCTCGTTCGTGCTCCTCATCGGCGCCGCGCTTCTTCTCCGAAGTGCGGCGAACGCGAGAAGTCTCGATCCCGGTTTCGAGACCGAGCGCATCGTGATGTTCAGCAGCCATCTGGGTCTGCATGGATACAACGAGGAGACCGGTCGCCTGCTCTACGAGCGCGCGATCGAACGGCTCCGGGCGCTTCCCGAAGTCGAGGCCGCCGCGCTGGCGAGCAAGGTGCCGCTGGGTGCTTCGGTTTTGACCCGAACGGTAGCGCCGGAGGGACGGGAGCCGGATCGCGAGGCGGATTGGCCCGAGGTCGATGCCGCCGAGTTGTCGCCGGGATACTTCCGCTTGATGGGCATCCCAATCGTTGCCGGACGCGATTTCGGCTCGATTGACACGGTGGAGTCCCCACCCGTGGTGATCGTCAACCGGGCCGCCGCGGATCGCTTCTGGCCGAGTGTGGATGCAATCGGTCAACGCCTCGCGACGGGAACGAACGCTTCCCGGCGAAGGGTCTTCGAAGTGATCGGCGTCGTGGAGAACGCGAAGGTGCGGACCCTCGGCGAAGATTTCCGGCCCCAGGTCTACTGGGCGGCCTCTCAGGACTACTCGCCGATGATGTACTTCCTCGCTCGCACAAGGGGATCGGCCACGTCCGCCTTCGAGACGGTGCGCGCCGAGATTCTCGCGCTCGAGCCGAGTCTCGCTTTCTTCGAAGCGAAAACCATGCGACAGAATCTCGCGATCACGCTCTTCCCCGTGCACATGGGTGCGATTCTCCTGGGGCTCTTCGGTGGTCTCGCCGTGCTCCTCGCGTCGATCGGCTTGTACGGAGTCATCGCCTATGCCGTGAGCCGCCGAACGCGTGAGTTCGGCATCCGGATGGCCCTCGGGGCGAGCGGTCGCGACATCGCCGCGATGGTGACGGGGCAAGGGCTCCGTCTCGTTCTCGTGGGAGCGGTCGTCGGCGTCATGGTGGCGCTAGCGGGAGCGCGGGCGCTCTCCGCAGTGCTCTACGGCGTCGGAGCCAACGATCCACCGACGTTTGCGGTGACAGCGGTCGCCCTCATCGCCGTCGGTCTGCTCGCGAACTGGATTCCCGCCCGGAAGGCAGCGGGCATCAAACCAATCGCGGCCCTCCGCTACGAGTAG